A stretch of DNA from Streptomyces venezuelae:
CGATCAAGGGCGGCGGGTTCGACGCCGTGCTGTTCACGTCTTCGTCGACGGTCCGGAACCTGGTCGGGATCGCGGGCAAGCCGCACAACGTGACGGTGATCGCCTGCATCGGCCCGGCGACGGCCAAGACGGCGGAGGAGCACGGCCTGCGGGTGGACGTGCTGTCGCCGGAGCCGAGCGTGTCGAAGCTGGCGGAGGCGCTGGCGGAGTACGGCGCGGCGCGCCGGGAGGCGGCGAAGGCGGCGGGCGAGACCGTGGCCCGGCCGAGCGAGCGGCGCCCGGGGGCGCGGCGGCGTCGCACGACGTGATGAGCGGGTTAGGCGGGTCAGCGGGTGCGGTGGGCCCGGGCGTGCGGTGTGCGCGCCCGGGCCCCTTTGCGTGACCGGGCGGATACTGGGGTCATGCGCACGGCGTGCGGCTTCCCGGCGGTTGCCGCGGTCCTCGCGGCGGTGGTGTGCGTCGCCCCCGTCCCGGCGGCGGTGGCAGCGGTGGCGGACGGCTCGGGGGACACGGAGCGTACGGTCACCCTCCCGGGCGGGCGGGGCGTTCACCTGGAGTGCCGGGGGTCCGGGTCCCCGACGGTGGTGCTGGTGTCCGGCGCGCGGGGTGCGGCGGACGAGTGGACGCATCTGGCGGCGGGCGGGGCGGCGGGCGCCGCCCTGGAGCCGAGCACGTCGTCGGTGCTGCCGCGGGTGGCCGCGTACACCAGGGTCTGCGCCTACGACCGCCCCGGCACCACCCGGGCGGACGATACGCCGACGTCCTCGACCCCGGTACGGCAGCCGACGTCGGCGCGGGACGGCGCGGACGACCTGCGGGCGGTGCTGGCCGCGGCCGGCGAGCGGGGACCGTACGTACTGGTCGGAGCGTCGTGGGGCGCGATGATCACGGGCCTGCTGGCGCGGACCGACGCCCCGCGGGTGGCCGGTGTGGTCACCGTCGACGGGGCCTCGCCGCACCTGCGCGACACGCTGACCGCGGAGCAGTGGTCGGACTGGATGCGCACGATCGCGGCGATGCCGCAGGGGCCCGGGCAGGGGCAGGAGGTGCCGGACTACCCGGCCGCAGTGGACGAGATCCGCGCGGCGGCCGGCCCGGGGCGGCCGGGGTCCGTGCCGGCGGTGGTGCTCACCTCCGACCACCCGTGGGACCTGAAGGTCGGCAGCACCGGCTCGACCTGGCCGGCCTGGCAGGCCGCGCAGCGGCGGCTGGCGGCCGAACTCCATGCGCGGCACGTGATCCGTACCGACAGCGGCCACGGGATCGCGGTCGAACAGCCCGGGCTGGTCGCGGACGCGATCCGCGAGGTCGTCGACCAGGCCCGGGCCCGGGTGCGGTGAGTGCCCGCGCCCTGTGGCATGTTCGGGGCCATGGGGCTGACGGAAGCGGTGCGGGCGGGGGACGCCGAGCGGGTGCGCGAGCTGCTGGAGGCGGGCGCGGACCCGGATACGGCGGGCGGGGACGGCCTGCCGGTGCTGTGCGCGGCGGTGGCGGCGTACGACTCCGAGGTGGCGGGTGCCCTGGTGGAGGGCGGCGCCGACCCGGACCGGACCCTGCCGGACGGCACGACCCCGCTGCTGCGGGCCGTCGAGGGCGGCTCCCCGGCGGTGGTGGGGGCGGTCCTGGGGCGTGAGCCGCGGCTGCGGCTGCCCGAGGCGGAGCGGGAGCGGCTGCTCGATACGGCCCGGCGGTGGTACGGGGCGGGCGCGGAGGCGGAG
This window harbors:
- a CDS encoding alpha/beta fold hydrolase, whose amino-acid sequence is MRTACGFPAVAAVLAAVVCVAPVPAAVAAVADGSGDTERTVTLPGGRGVHLECRGSGSPTVVLVSGARGAADEWTHLAAGGAAGAALEPSTSSVLPRVAAYTRVCAYDRPGTTRADDTPTSSTPVRQPTSARDGADDLRAVLAAAGERGPYVLVGASWGAMITGLLARTDAPRVAGVVTVDGASPHLRDTLTAEQWSDWMRTIAAMPQGPGQGQEVPDYPAAVDEIRAAAGPGRPGSVPAVVLTSDHPWDLKVGSTGSTWPAWQAAQRRLAAELHARHVIRTDSGHGIAVEQPGLVADAIREVVDQARARVR